A window of the Streptomyces luomodiensis genome harbors these coding sequences:
- a CDS encoding lysine N(6)-hydroxylase/L-ornithine N(5)-oxygenase family protein translates to MNRSDCTKVLAIGGGPANLSLAALADPIGDVQVSVVESRKSVAWHPGLLWCGSRLQASAAKDLVSQVDPRSRFSFMNFLHEHGRLYRHLIASSDYVSRQEFDQYFAWAAQLLRVCLDEAVLSVDHDGRRFVVRTTRGARMAESIVLGVGQAPYVPECARDINSPRLWHASQHLDRGLPVDGKDVLLVGGGQSAGEVALDLLSGRTGRPRRFTWVTGGSGLVPLDDSPFSNEWFNPRFVEYFRELPAEHRAGLLDRQRSATTGITGELLAQIYRRLYELDYLTRSGLSHEVLAGARLTGLSETPDHFRAALLDTVTGTTRESMCDLVVLATGYRSRLPEFMAPLRDRMPVAGDAYETGSDYRVHWDGPDANRIYVQNAAQHSHGVADSTLGLAGWRSAVIINSLLDHEHYRLKADDITVSLDRSAPIGTGPGPDLHGSRRVEGGVAR, encoded by the coding sequence ATGAACCGAAGTGACTGCACCAAGGTCCTGGCCATTGGCGGCGGACCCGCCAACCTGAGTCTCGCGGCGCTGGCCGACCCGATCGGCGATGTCCAGGTCAGCGTCGTGGAATCCCGCAAGTCCGTCGCATGGCACCCCGGATTGCTGTGGTGCGGTTCGAGGTTGCAGGCCAGCGCGGCCAAGGACCTGGTCAGCCAGGTCGATCCGCGATCCCGCTTCAGCTTCATGAACTTCCTGCACGAGCACGGCCGGCTCTACCGGCACCTCATCGCCAGCAGCGACTATGTGAGCAGGCAGGAGTTCGACCAGTACTTCGCCTGGGCCGCGCAGCTGCTGCGGGTCTGTCTCGACGAGGCGGTCCTGTCGGTGGACCACGACGGCCGCCGGTTCGTGGTGCGCACCACCCGGGGTGCGCGGATGGCCGAGAGCATCGTCCTCGGCGTCGGGCAGGCCCCGTACGTGCCGGAGTGCGCGCGCGACATCAACAGCCCGCGCCTGTGGCACGCCTCCCAGCACCTGGACCGCGGACTGCCGGTCGACGGCAAGGACGTCCTGCTGGTGGGCGGCGGGCAGAGCGCGGGCGAGGTGGCGCTGGACCTGCTGTCCGGCCGGACCGGCCGGCCGCGCAGGTTCACCTGGGTGACCGGCGGCTCCGGCCTGGTGCCGCTGGACGATTCGCCGTTCAGCAACGAATGGTTCAACCCGAGGTTCGTGGAGTACTTCCGCGAACTGCCCGCCGAGCACCGTGCCGGGCTGCTGGACCGGCAGCGTTCGGCCACCACCGGGATCACCGGCGAACTCCTCGCCCAGATCTACCGCCGGCTGTACGAACTGGACTATCTGACCCGCAGCGGGCTCAGCCACGAAGTGCTCGCCGGCGCACGCCTGACCGGCCTGTCCGAGACACCGGACCACTTCCGTGCCGCCCTGCTGGACACGGTCACCGGGACCACCCGCGAGTCGATGTGCGACCTCGTGGTGCTGGCCACCGGCTACCGGTCCCGGCTGCCCGAGTTCATGGCGCCGCTGCGGGACCGGATGCCGGTGGCCGGGGACGCGTACGAGACGGGCAGCGACTACCGGGTGCACTGGGACGGGCCCGACGCGAACCGGATCTACGTGCAGAACGCGGCACAGCACAGCCATGGAGTGGCGGACTCGACGCTCGGACTCGCGGGCTGGCGCAGCGCCGTGATCATCAACAGCCTGCTCGATCACGAGCACTACCGGCTCAAGGCCGACGACATCACGGTCTCCCTCGACCGGAGCGCGCCGATCGGCACCGGACCCGGCCCGGACCTCCACGGGTCCCGCCGGGTGGAAGGAGGCGTGGCCCGGTGA
- a CDS encoding OsmC family protein — MRNSFNTAGFSEVVHEIRHDPAEAAYVYTARAKWSPRRGLSAWIAPALLGTVKSARSFRFEVDDSAGDDPCGGASPMDFALTGIGSCALTTLVGGGSARGVEFDGVEMLIDYDHPAEPVRCRIDMDGSADDQVLAELVEQMRNFSPNCTTLTHPVAVELVRASGPAGQPTDAPDTPEAPAVPDAPEAVAAGPAASCRVRWVSSTQLEAKAVGSDGPALRVDAPKQLTGVDWGPNPQEYLLMGLAADVAAHLGRLSAGLTGERHVWEVSAQAREDVRGLLQSDADAVVPLQDVICTVFPPAKLASEHGVGEVVMNAFAASAVRDLISRPHIADISLVTGGR; from the coding sequence ATGAGGAACAGCTTCAACACCGCCGGATTCAGCGAGGTCGTGCACGAGATACGGCACGACCCGGCGGAGGCGGCCTACGTCTACACGGCGAGGGCGAAGTGGTCACCGCGGCGCGGACTGTCCGCCTGGATCGCACCGGCCCTGCTGGGCACGGTCAAGTCGGCGCGGAGTTTCCGCTTCGAGGTCGACGACAGCGCGGGCGACGACCCGTGCGGCGGGGCGTCGCCGATGGACTTCGCCCTCACCGGCATCGGGTCCTGCGCGCTGACCACGCTGGTCGGCGGTGGCAGTGCGCGCGGCGTGGAGTTCGACGGCGTGGAGATGCTGATCGACTACGACCACCCGGCGGAGCCGGTGCGGTGTCGCATCGACATGGACGGCAGTGCGGACGATCAGGTCCTCGCGGAACTGGTCGAGCAGATGCGCAACTTCAGCCCCAACTGCACCACGCTGACGCATCCGGTGGCGGTGGAGCTGGTCCGCGCCTCCGGCCCGGCCGGCCAGCCGACGGACGCCCCGGACACCCCGGAGGCCCCAGCCGTACCGGACGCCCCGGAGGCCGTGGCCGCCGGTCCGGCGGCGAGCTGCCGGGTGCGCTGGGTGAGCAGCACCCAGCTGGAGGCGAAGGCCGTGGGCTCCGACGGCCCGGCGCTGCGGGTCGACGCGCCGAAGCAGCTGACCGGCGTCGACTGGGGGCCGAACCCGCAGGAGTACCTGCTGATGGGGCTGGCCGCGGACGTCGCGGCGCACCTGGGGCGGCTGTCGGCCGGACTGACCGGTGAGCGGCATGTGTGGGAGGTCTCCGCACAGGCGCGGGAGGACGTGCGGGGACTGCTCCAGTCGGACGCGGACGCCGTCGTTCCGCTCCAGGACGTCATCTGCACGGTGTTCCCGCCCGCCAAGCTGGCGTCCGAGCACGGCGTCGGCGAGGTCGTGATGAACGCCTTCGCCGCTTCGGCGGTCCGGGACCTGATCTCACGGCCGCACATCGCGGACATTTCGCTGGTGACCGGCGGCCGGTAG
- a CDS encoding trans-sulfuration enzyme family protein produces MDNYNRAAIGFEEGRNSDAHWFNDLTRSRFAGPVSAQHRFLSRDVSPETLAVHAGTYQDPITGSVGTPIFQTSTFLLDESSYAAFSDGAIRDVPIYTRYGNPTQWSVQEKIAALEGTRSSVVTSSGMSAIASTIYALTNAGSHIISAYDVYGGTYNLLHEDMPSAGREVSFVDPTDLDAIRAAVRPETQLLFFETLTNPLLKAPPIREIARIADEANALLVVDNTFLTPVNMRPLDLGAHIVVHSATKYLGGHSDLTAGAVVGRRKFLDRIWTQVLRFGGTLEPLACFLLERGLKTLPLRIRAQNDNAREIARFLAGHERVAAVHHPDLGGDRYAGLAREDYRGYGGMVSFEVRGGDKAALDFMSRLTIPHVATSLGGVESLVSMPSNTSHSSLTSRQRSLIGIHPGLVRFSAGIENAADLIRDLGSALDATGLDATDEEQQR; encoded by the coding sequence GTGGATAATTACAACCGTGCCGCGATCGGCTTCGAAGAGGGCAGGAACAGCGACGCCCACTGGTTCAACGACCTGACCCGGTCGCGTTTCGCGGGGCCGGTCTCGGCCCAGCACCGGTTCCTGTCCCGGGATGTCTCGCCGGAAACGCTCGCGGTGCACGCGGGCACCTACCAGGACCCGATCACGGGCAGCGTCGGCACGCCGATCTTCCAGACCAGCACCTTCCTGCTGGACGAGAGCAGTTACGCGGCCTTCTCCGACGGAGCGATCCGGGACGTCCCGATCTACACCCGTTACGGCAATCCGACGCAGTGGTCGGTGCAGGAGAAGATCGCCGCGCTGGAGGGCACCCGGAGCAGCGTCGTGACCTCCTCCGGGATGAGCGCGATAGCGAGCACGATCTACGCCCTGACGAACGCCGGAAGCCACATCATCTCGGCGTACGACGTGTACGGCGGAACGTACAACCTGCTGCACGAGGACATGCCCTCCGCCGGGCGGGAGGTGTCCTTCGTCGACCCCACCGATCTCGACGCGATCCGGGCCGCGGTGCGGCCGGAGACCCAGCTGCTGTTCTTCGAGACGCTGACCAATCCGCTGCTCAAGGCCCCGCCGATCCGTGAGATCGCCCGTATCGCCGACGAGGCGAACGCCCTGCTGGTGGTGGACAACACCTTCCTCACCCCGGTGAACATGCGTCCGCTGGATCTGGGCGCGCACATCGTCGTGCACAGCGCGACCAAGTACCTGGGCGGCCACAGCGATCTGACGGCGGGCGCGGTCGTGGGACGGCGCAAGTTCCTGGACCGCATCTGGACGCAGGTGCTCCGGTTCGGCGGCACGCTGGAACCGCTGGCCTGCTTCCTGCTGGAGCGCGGCCTCAAGACCCTGCCGCTGCGGATCAGGGCGCAGAACGACAACGCGCGGGAGATCGCCCGGTTCCTGGCCGGCCATGAGCGGGTGGCCGCCGTCCACCACCCGGATCTCGGTGGTGACCGCTACGCCGGCCTGGCACGCGAGGACTACCGCGGCTACGGCGGCATGGTCAGCTTCGAGGTGCGCGGCGGTGACAAGGCGGCCCTGGACTTCATGTCCCGGCTGACGATCCCCCACGTCGCCACCAGCCTCGGCGGGGTCGAGTCGCTGGTGAGCATGCCGAGCAACACCTCGCACAGCTCGCTCACGTCCCGGCAGCGGTCGCTGATCGGCATCCACCCCGGGCTCGTGCGGTTCTCGGCGGGGATCGAGAACGCGGCTGACCTGATCCGTGACCTGGGCAGCGCGCTCGACGCGACCGGCCTCGACGCGACCGACGAGGAGCAGCAGCGATGA
- a CDS encoding 2OG-Fe dioxygenase family protein, translating to MKSAQQDSAISVLADIKKRYVHDRSVFIPGRQMKELLTFLGASPEDVEKLRTASESLKDDPTLPFRKTQNGRFCLDSGSRRVSRLESQPFVLSSEEDFVRHDSGELRRFHEIQNDLALNPALHALFALKFLLIHGMDTVHRPLLAYDSAQWICTLFNIRTTTDVSLLGEPALEGVHSDGVDHTMTTFLGCSNMTDDSATTFIHDMREKNAVRWNETSPELVVGTARHGDFLDTLLLVDHERKHSVSPVYTIDPDQPADRDMLIFFTRRPALKGHVSYPYDSMTAHRSLPMSADLPLLDLDSEREHVPVGS from the coding sequence GTGAAATCAGCGCAGCAAGATTCCGCGATCTCCGTACTGGCGGACATCAAGAAGCGATACGTTCACGACCGGTCAGTCTTCATACCCGGCCGTCAGATGAAGGAACTCCTGACATTTCTCGGAGCGAGTCCGGAGGACGTCGAGAAGCTCCGGACGGCGAGTGAATCGCTGAAGGACGACCCCACCCTGCCGTTCCGGAAGACCCAGAACGGCCGTTTTTGTCTGGACAGCGGCAGCCGGCGGGTGTCCCGTCTCGAATCCCAGCCCTTCGTCCTCTCCAGTGAGGAGGACTTCGTCCGTCACGACTCCGGTGAGTTGCGGCGCTTCCATGAAATCCAGAACGACCTGGCGCTGAACCCGGCGCTGCACGCCCTCTTCGCGCTGAAGTTCCTCCTCATCCACGGCATGGACACGGTGCACCGGCCGCTGCTGGCGTACGACTCCGCCCAGTGGATATGCACCCTGTTCAACATCCGCACCACCACGGATGTCAGTCTGCTGGGCGAACCCGCCCTCGAAGGCGTGCACAGCGACGGTGTGGACCACACCATGACCACCTTCCTGGGGTGCAGCAACATGACCGACGACAGCGCGACGACCTTCATTCACGACATGCGTGAGAAGAACGCCGTGCGCTGGAACGAAACGTCGCCGGAACTGGTCGTGGGCACCGCACGGCACGGCGATTTCCTGGACACCCTGCTCCTGGTGGACCACGAGCGCAAGCACAGCGTCTCTCCCGTGTACACCATCGACCCCGACCAGCCCGCGGACCGGGACATGCTGATTTTCTTCACCAGGCGGCCGGCCCTGAAGGGACATGTCTCCTATCCGTACGACTCCATGACGGCACACCGGTCCCTGCCCATGTCGGCCGATCTCCCGTTGCTGGATCTGGACAGCGAACGCGAGCACGTCCCGGTCGGCTCCTGA
- a CDS encoding GFA family protein, protein MSDEPRSEQPGSAEPRAETEAVERVWYDGSCHCGGVKFSAAASRNLTITLCNCGICFKSGHQELMVPEERFTLHEGQQYLKPYRFGNCIADHTFCAVCGIMPFYRPRSHPTGYFSVNARCLDLDQAVNIEYVEFDGQNWEEAMAAGQHVLTE, encoded by the coding sequence ATGTCTGATGAACCACGCTCTGAACAACCAGGCTCTGCTGAACCACGTGCGGAAACCGAGGCCGTCGAACGCGTCTGGTACGACGGGAGCTGCCACTGCGGCGGGGTGAAATTCTCCGCGGCGGCCAGCCGCAACCTGACCATCACCCTGTGCAACTGCGGTATCTGCTTCAAATCGGGACACCAGGAGCTGATGGTGCCCGAGGAGCGGTTCACCCTGCACGAGGGGCAGCAGTATCTGAAGCCCTACCGTTTCGGCAACTGCATCGCCGACCACACATTCTGCGCGGTCTGCGGAATCATGCCGTTCTACCGTCCGCGTTCGCACCCGACCGGCTATTTCAGCGTCAACGCGCGCTGCCTCGACCTCGACCAGGCCGTCAACATCGAATACGTCGAGTTCGACGGACAGAACTGGGAAGAGGCCATGGCGGCCGGCCAGCACGTACTGACCGAATGA
- a CDS encoding MalY/PatB family protein, with amino-acid sequence MNTLTSGAPVTARPSLDVDRVTVESLRELGQLKWALAGPDRLAACVAETDFGTAPAVTGALRDAIERNMTGYPTPVLSAELAAACAAWQRERYGWAVAPEDVRPLPDVIRALHVAIARFSRPGSPVIVPVPAYAPFLLVPRLLGRQVYQVELVRSGGRYGYDLDALERAYAAGGHMLVLCNPHNPVGRVMEAAELVAISEVVERHGGRVFADEVHAPLVYAGARHVPYASTSDAAAAHAITATSASKAWNLAGLKCAQVLLSNDADRRRWDALGRLDTDGTATLGMIAATTAYREGGPWLDELLARLDRNRRLLGELLDERLPTVRYQPPEGTFLGWLDFRGHRPPAADLAEFFAERAAVTLTDGGSCGPPGEGFVRLNFATTPEVLTEIVARLAGALRSLT; translated from the coding sequence GTGAACACACTGACAAGTGGTGCCCCGGTGACGGCACGGCCCTCGCTCGACGTCGACCGCGTCACCGTCGAGTCGCTCCGCGAACTCGGCCAGCTCAAATGGGCGCTGGCCGGACCGGACCGGCTCGCGGCATGCGTCGCGGAAACCGACTTCGGGACCGCGCCGGCCGTCACCGGGGCGTTGCGGGACGCGATCGAGCGGAACATGACCGGCTACCCGACGCCGGTCCTGTCGGCCGAACTGGCCGCGGCGTGCGCCGCCTGGCAGCGGGAGAGATACGGGTGGGCGGTGGCACCGGAGGACGTCCGGCCGCTGCCCGACGTCATCCGGGCCCTGCACGTGGCCATCGCCCGCTTCTCCCGGCCCGGCTCACCGGTGATCGTCCCGGTACCGGCCTATGCGCCGTTCCTGCTGGTCCCGCGGCTGCTGGGGCGGCAGGTGTACCAGGTCGAGCTGGTCCGCTCCGGCGGCCGGTACGGCTATGACCTCGACGCCCTGGAGCGCGCGTACGCGGCCGGCGGCCACATGCTCGTGCTCTGCAACCCGCACAACCCGGTCGGCCGCGTCATGGAGGCCGCCGAACTGGTCGCGATCAGCGAGGTCGTCGAACGGCACGGCGGCCGGGTGTTCGCCGACGAGGTGCACGCGCCGCTGGTCTACGCGGGCGCCCGCCATGTGCCGTACGCCTCCACCTCGGACGCGGCCGCGGCCCACGCCATCACGGCCACCTCGGCCTCGAAGGCGTGGAACCTGGCCGGGCTGAAATGCGCCCAGGTGCTGCTCAGCAATGACGCGGACCGGCGGCGCTGGGACGCGCTGGGGCGGCTGGACACCGACGGCACCGCCACCCTGGGCATGATCGCCGCGACGACGGCCTACCGGGAGGGCGGCCCCTGGCTGGACGAGCTGCTCGCCCGGCTCGACCGGAACCGGCGTCTGCTGGGCGAGCTGCTGGACGAGCGGCTGCCGACCGTGCGCTACCAGCCGCCCGAGGGCACCTTCCTCGGCTGGCTCGACTTCCGCGGCCACCGGCCGCCGGCGGCCGACCTCGCGGAGTTCTTCGCCGAGCGGGCCGCGGTCACCCTCACCGACGGGGGCAGCTGCGGTCCGCCGGGGGAGGGGTTCGTACGTCTCAACTTCGCCACCACACCGGAGGTGCTCACCGAGATAGTGGCCCGGCTGGCGGGCGCGCTGCGCTCCCTGACGTGA
- a CDS encoding GYD domain-containing protein: MPTFVTLLNWTEQGVRDYKDTVRRSEAFAAGLQKLGAKLRDIYWTVGPYDLVAVIEAPDAETVTASLLQLAGAGNVRSTTLPAFGREEIDRIVAKATG, encoded by the coding sequence ATGCCCACGTTTGTCACGCTGCTGAACTGGACCGAGCAGGGAGTCCGCGACTACAAGGACACCGTGCGGCGGTCCGAGGCATTCGCCGCCGGGCTCCAGAAGCTCGGGGCGAAGCTCCGGGACATCTACTGGACCGTGGGCCCGTACGACCTCGTGGCCGTCATCGAGGCCCCCGACGCCGAAACCGTCACCGCGTCGCTCCTCCAGCTCGCCGGGGCGGGCAACGTCCGGTCCACGACCCTGCCGGCTTTCGGCCGGGAGGAGATCGACCGCATCGTCGCCAAGGCCACCGGCTGA
- a CDS encoding alpha/beta fold hydrolase, with protein sequence MSHPPTTDPTHRLVPSPAGRIHLVEQGAGPLVLLVHGFPESWYSWRHQMPALASAGYRVAAIDVRGYGRSSRPEAVDAYRMRELVADNVAVVEALGEETAVLVGHDWGANIAATSALVRPDVFRAVGLLSVPYAPRGGPRPSEVFTGMGGEEEFYVSYFQEPGRAEAEIEPDVRGWLAGIYAALSADTMPAPDLPDPHFIARGGTMRDRFPAGRPAWLSERDLDVYAGEFERTGLRGALSRYRNMDRDWEELAEFDGAPITQPSLFIGGGRDASTTWMGDAIKAYPSTLPGLVGSHILEDCGHWIQQERPEEINRLLIDWLGRVGDR encoded by the coding sequence ATGTCGCACCCGCCCACGACCGACCCCACCCACCGCCTGGTGCCCTCACCCGCCGGCCGCATCCACCTGGTGGAGCAGGGTGCGGGACCACTGGTGCTGCTCGTCCACGGATTCCCGGAGTCCTGGTACTCGTGGCGCCACCAGATGCCGGCCCTGGCCTCGGCCGGGTACCGGGTGGCCGCCATCGACGTCCGCGGCTACGGGCGTTCGTCCCGCCCCGAGGCGGTGGACGCCTACCGGATGCGCGAGCTGGTGGCGGACAACGTCGCCGTGGTGGAGGCGCTGGGCGAGGAAACCGCCGTACTGGTCGGGCACGACTGGGGCGCGAACATCGCCGCCACCTCGGCGCTCGTACGGCCGGATGTGTTCCGTGCGGTCGGCCTGCTGAGCGTGCCGTACGCCCCGCGCGGTGGCCCGAGGCCCAGTGAGGTCTTCACCGGAATGGGCGGGGAGGAGGAGTTCTACGTCTCCTACTTCCAGGAGCCGGGCCGGGCCGAGGCGGAGATCGAGCCCGATGTCCGTGGCTGGCTCGCGGGCATCTACGCCGCGCTGTCCGCCGACACCATGCCCGCGCCCGACCTGCCCGACCCGCATTTCATCGCCCGCGGCGGCACGATGCGCGACCGGTTCCCGGCCGGGCGGCCGGCCTGGCTGAGCGAGCGGGACCTCGATGTCTACGCGGGCGAGTTCGAGCGGACCGGACTGCGCGGGGCGCTGAGCCGCTACCGGAACATGGACCGGGACTGGGAAGAGCTGGCCGAGTTCGACGGCGCGCCGATCACCCAGCCGTCGCTGTTCATCGGCGGCGGCCGGGACGCCTCCACCACCTGGATGGGCGACGCGATCAAGGCGTACCCCAGCACGCTGCCCGGTCTCGTCGGCTCGCACATCCTCGAGGACTGCGGCCACTGGATCCAGCAGGAGCGCCCCGAGGAGATCAACCGGCTGCTGATCGACTGGCTGGGTCGGGTCGGGGACAGGTGA
- a CDS encoding subtype B tannase, giving the protein MGLAAAAATPAIGGGYSAAAAGSAGSDPLAFDKDAYTAETKTVSTDDGDKQVTYRLYKGVVYVAKPVDTKYQSLNVSVPVEIDGKAVDATHAPILLANRIGGYMSSSVTDEGGGGPGGPGGPGGPGTPGGMAGNADYGLASGYVVVEPGARGRDLVASDGTYYGVAPAAIVDLKAAVRYLRHNEGRVPGNTDRIVSSGTSAGGALSALLGASGDSPRYDAYLREIGAADAGDAIFAAGGWCPIADLEHADMAYEWMFGGSELSSGEVVDQTVSKQVSAAFADYQASLRLRGEKGFGPLTARTYDDYLLKTYLQPAATRYLTALPDADRAAYLADHTWITWSGGRATFAWADFLGHVGRKKNVPAFDSFDLSAPENNLFGQGTTKARHFTPYSLRHTSGDTGARLDRDLPVKLDLMNPMHFIGQANPGRARHWWLRVGTSDTDTSLTVVGNLAAGLENLGDDVNALMYWDAGHGANQDPGDFMRWIGEVTGYRA; this is encoded by the coding sequence ATGGGACTCGCCGCGGCCGCCGCGACACCCGCCATCGGCGGGGGATACAGCGCGGCGGCGGCGGGTTCGGCCGGCTCGGACCCGTTGGCGTTCGACAAGGACGCCTACACCGCCGAGACGAAGACCGTGTCCACCGACGACGGCGACAAGCAGGTGACCTACCGCCTCTACAAAGGCGTCGTCTATGTCGCCAAGCCCGTGGACACGAAGTACCAGAGCCTGAACGTCAGCGTGCCCGTCGAGATCGACGGCAAGGCCGTCGACGCCACCCACGCCCCGATCCTGCTGGCCAACCGGATCGGCGGCTATATGTCGTCGTCGGTGACGGACGAGGGCGGCGGCGGACCGGGCGGCCCCGGCGGCCCCGGCGGTCCTGGGACGCCGGGCGGGATGGCCGGCAACGCGGACTACGGACTGGCGTCGGGGTACGTCGTGGTGGAGCCGGGGGCGCGGGGCCGTGACCTCGTGGCGTCGGACGGTACGTACTACGGCGTGGCGCCCGCCGCCATCGTGGACCTGAAGGCCGCCGTGCGGTACCTGCGCCACAACGAGGGCCGCGTCCCCGGGAACACCGACCGGATCGTCTCCTCCGGCACCAGCGCCGGGGGCGCGCTGTCCGCGCTGCTCGGCGCGTCCGGGGACAGCCCCCGGTACGACGCGTACCTGAGGGAGATCGGCGCGGCCGACGCCGGCGACGCCATCTTCGCCGCCGGCGGCTGGTGTCCCATCGCCGACCTCGAACACGCCGACATGGCGTACGAGTGGATGTTCGGCGGCAGCGAACTGAGCTCCGGCGAGGTCGTCGACCAGACCGTCTCCAAGCAGGTGAGCGCCGCGTTCGCCGACTACCAGGCGTCCTTGCGGCTGCGGGGGGAGAAGGGCTTCGGCCCCCTCACGGCGCGCACCTACGACGACTACCTGCTGAAGACCTACCTCCAGCCGGCGGCCACCCGGTATCTCACGGCGCTGCCGGACGCGGACCGTGCCGCCTACCTCGCCGACCACACCTGGATCACCTGGTCCGGCGGCCGGGCGACGTTCGCGTGGGCGGACTTCCTCGGCCATGTGGGGCGCAAGAAGAACGTACCGGCGTTCGACTCCTTCGACCTCTCCGCGCCCGAGAACAACCTCTTCGGCCAGGGGACCACCAAGGCCCGCCACTTCACGCCGTACAGCCTGCGGCACACCAGCGGCGACACCGGCGCGCGGCTCGACCGCGATCTGCCCGTCAAACTCGACCTGATGAACCCGATGCACTTCATCGGGCAGGCCAACCCCGGCCGGGCGCGGCACTGGTGGCTCCGCGTCGGCACCAGCGACACCGACACCTCGCTCACGGTCGTGGGCAACCTGGCGGCCGGTCTGGAGAACCTCGGCGACGACGTCAACGCCCTGATGTACTGGGACGCCGGGCACGGGGCCAACCAGGACCCGGGTGACTTCATGAGGTGGATCGGCGAGGTGACGGGCTACCGCGCCTGA
- a CDS encoding O-methyltransferase: MAITHTLADPRVEAALSRMFEQAEQDGAIASRLGDPTPGTRTHQELADAAAEIYMPISAEGGKLLYNLVRAVRPATVVEFGMSFGISTLHLAAAVRDNGTGRVITTEMSKDKIASARETFTETGLDDLITVLEGDARETLAAVEGPLDIVLLDGWKDLCLPVLRLLEPRLRSGSLVVADDVDQGQGLLRPYLEYVRDPSNGYHNVTFPIEDGMEISCRL, encoded by the coding sequence ATGGCAATCACTCACACCCTTGCCGACCCCCGGGTCGAGGCGGCTCTCAGCCGGATGTTCGAACAGGCGGAGCAGGACGGGGCCATCGCCTCGCGACTGGGGGATCCGACGCCCGGGACGAGGACCCATCAGGAGCTCGCCGACGCCGCGGCCGAGATCTACATGCCGATCTCCGCCGAGGGCGGGAAGCTGCTCTACAACCTGGTCCGCGCCGTCCGCCCGGCCACGGTCGTCGAGTTCGGCATGTCCTTCGGCATCTCCACGCTCCACCTGGCCGCCGCCGTGCGGGACAACGGCACCGGCCGCGTCATCACCACGGAGATGAGCAAGGACAAGATCGCGTCAGCCCGTGAGACCTTCACCGAGACCGGGCTGGACGACCTGATCACCGTGCTCGAAGGGGACGCCCGGGAGACCCTCGCCGCCGTCGAAGGTCCCCTGGACATCGTTCTGCTCGACGGCTGGAAGGACCTGTGCCTGCCCGTGCTGCGGCTGCTCGAACCGCGGCTGCGGTCCGGCAGCCTCGTCGTCGCCGACGACGTCGACCAGGGCCAGGGCCTGCTGCGGCCGTACCTCGAGTACGTACGCGACCCCTCGAACGGCTACCACAACGTGACGTTCCCCATCGAGGACGGCATGGAGATCAGCTGCCGCCTCTGA
- a CDS encoding SDR family oxidoreductase: MHVFVTGATGWIGSAAVDQLLHAGHKVTGLARSDASATALEAKGAQALRGDLDHLDSLRTGAAEADAVVHLANKHDWANPAVTNKAERDAVQTIGDTLAGSHRPFVLASGLSFLTPGRVATEQDASPFHGPDSARGGSENLALDFVPKGVNTIVVRFAPTVHGDGDQGFMAGLVATARAKTLAGYIDAGTNRWAAIHRGDAGRIVRLALDKQAPAGTILHAVAETGIPTHDIAEVIGRGLDLPITSIPTDRAGDHFGWLTRFFGTDMAASSDTTRTLLGWTPSGPTLAEDLDSGCYYR, from the coding sequence ATGCACGTATTCGTCACCGGAGCGACCGGCTGGATCGGCTCCGCCGCCGTCGACCAGTTGCTCCACGCCGGACACAAGGTCACCGGCCTCGCCCGCTCCGACGCCTCCGCCACCGCGCTCGAGGCCAAGGGCGCCCAGGCGCTGCGCGGCGACCTCGACCACCTCGACAGCCTCCGCACCGGCGCCGCCGAGGCCGACGCCGTCGTCCACCTCGCCAACAAGCACGACTGGGCCAACCCGGCCGTGACCAACAAGGCCGAGCGAGACGCCGTACAGACCATCGGCGACACCCTCGCCGGCTCCCACCGGCCGTTCGTCCTCGCCTCCGGCCTGTCCTTCCTCACCCCCGGCCGGGTGGCCACCGAGCAGGACGCGTCCCCCTTCCACGGCCCCGATTCCGCCCGCGGCGGCAGCGAGAACCTCGCGCTCGACTTCGTGCCCAAGGGCGTCAACACGATCGTCGTGCGCTTCGCCCCCACCGTGCACGGCGACGGCGACCAGGGATTCATGGCCGGACTGGTGGCCACGGCCCGCGCCAAGACCCTTGCGGGCTACATCGACGCCGGGACCAACCGCTGGGCGGCGATCCACCGCGGCGACGCCGGACGCATCGTCCGGCTCGCCCTCGACAAGCAGGCCCCGGCCGGCACCATCCTGCACGCCGTCGCCGAGACCGGCATCCCCACCCATGACATAGCCGAGGTCATCGGCCGCGGACTCGACCTGCCCATCACCTCCATCCCGACCGACCGGGCCGGCGACCACTTCGGCTGGCTGACCAGGTTCTTCGGAACCGACATGGCCGCGAGCAGCGACACCACCCGCACCCTCCTCGGCTGGACCCCCAGCGGCCCCACCCTGGCCGAGGACCTCGACAGCGGCTGCTACTACCGCTGA